A region of Notolabrus celidotus isolate fNotCel1 chromosome 4, fNotCel1.pri, whole genome shotgun sequence DNA encodes the following proteins:
- the si:ch211-51a6.2 gene encoding neurotrypsin, translated as MDRRIGTGFCLVCVVLYVTAEVSEGEHLRTVQTDGLSCSEDFTDLGFYNGSVSRTDSGSPCLKWTDFPDYIEQYLGRGLGHHSFCRNPDREARPWCFFRQGSGAISWEYCDCLQGEARLVGGSLGNSGRLELYLNGQWGAVCDTHWTNRDASVICRQLGLGEIGAALKHSYFGPASVFHYERLGCRGNENSLLECQSRKFFINDCHHGNEAGVICAEPEGVGIPMRLVGGVEEFEGRVEVYHDGRWGTVCDDQWDDADAEVVCRQLGLRGVAKAWSWAHFGPGSGPIWLDGVECSGNELSLDECPRNEWGQHTCQHLEDAGVSCNPHTDGAVRLIGGGSHMEGRVEVYHQGEWGSVCDDNWTELNAEVVCRQLGFSGPAVVSPDGSYEVGRGLILLDEVQCQGPESSLVSCSHSGWGQHDCSHSEDVGVRCLREVQDQTHLSAPSEPLLRLAAGESKKEGRVEVFVNGQWGSVCDDGWNDVNAAVVCKQLGFTGVAKARSMAYFGEGSGPIHMDNVRCSGTETSLSQCAFISEDAQDCRHSEDAGVICDYSLEPVGDIAMALNTCGLRLNNQRRRRRIVGGDKTLRGEWPWQVSVWLRSQSKGSHPLCGASLISPCWVLTAAHCFKRFGRDPSRYVLRLGDYHTEEQDDFERTLSPERIVIHRKYHSQGWEYDIALLRLKGTEGNCVAFNPHTGAVCLPEAGNRWEKRPAACVITGWGITDSEYSRTLLQAWVPLLPAWRCKKRYGDRFTGRMMCAGSLSERHRVDSCQGDSGGPLVCQGEGGRWVLTGVISWGHGCGNPSFPGVYTRVSRFLRWIDKVVNKPYKA; from the exons GTCTCTCATGTTCAGAAGACTTCACAGACCTGGGCTTTTACAATGGCTCAGTGTCCCGCACAGACTCAGGTTCCCCCTGCCTGAAGTGGACCGACTTCCCAGACTACATTGAGCAGTACCTGGGCCGAGGTCTGGGGCACCACAGCTTCTGCAGAAACCCAGACCGGGAGGCCAGACCCTGGTGCTTCTTCAGGCAGGGCTCTGGAGCCATCAGCTGGGAATACTGTGACTGCCTCCAGG GTGAAGCCAGATTAGTGGGGGGGTCATTAGGCAACAGTGGGCGTCTAGAGCTCTATTTGAACGGCCAGTGGGGGGCAGTATGTGATACACACTGGACCAACCGTGATGCCAGCGTCATCTGCAGGCAGCTGGGACTGGG TGAGATCGGTGCAGCTCTGAAGCATTCATACTTTGGACCAGCTTCTGTCTTTCACTATGAGCGACTGGGTTGTCGTGGGAACGAGAATTCCCTACTGGAGTGCCAAAGCAGGAAGTTTTTCATCAATGACTGCCACCATGGCAATGAGGCAGGAGTGATATGTGCTGAACCTGAGG GTGTAGGGATCCCGATGAGGCTGGttggaggggtggaggagttTGAGGGCCGTGTGGAGGTATATCATGATGGCAGGTGGGGGACGGTCTGTGATGATCAGTGGGATGACGCTGACGCTGAGGTGGTCTGCAGACAGCTAGGACTCAG GGGGGTGGCCAAGGCGTGGTCATGGGCCCACTTTGGTCCCGGATCTGGTCCCATTTGGCTGGATGGGGTCGAGTGTTCAGGAAATGAGCTCTCCCTGGATGAGTGTCCTCGAAATGAGTGGGGGCAGCACACCTGTCAACACCTGGAGGATGCAGGCGTGTCCTGCAACccacacacag atggcGCAGTGCGTCTAATAGGAGGGGGCAGTCACATGGAGGGGCGGGTGGAGGTGTATCATCAGGGAGAATGGGGCTCTGTGTGTGATGACAACTGGACTGAACTGAATGCTGAGGTTGTTTGCAGACAGCTGGGCTTCAG tggtCCAGCAGTGGTCTCTCCTGACGGGTCCTACGAGGTAGGGCGAGGTCTGATCCTGCTCGATGAGGTTCAGTGTCAGGGGCCAGAGTCCTCTCTGGTATCCTGTAGTCACTCAGGGTGGGGTCAACATGACTGTTCACACAGTGAGGATGTGGGAGTCCGCTGTTTGAGGGAGGTTCAAGATCAAACACACCTGTCGGCCCCTAGTG AGCCCTTGTTGCGTCTGGCTGCAGGAGAGAGCAAGAAGGAAGGCCGTGTGGAGGTCTTCGTGAACGGGCAGTGGGGCAGTGTCTGTGACGACGGCTGGAATGATGTGAACGCTGCCGTGGTTTGCAAACAGCTGGGCTTCAC GGGCGTGGCTAAAGCTCGCTCCATGGCGTATTTTGGAGAGGGAAGCGGCCCGATCCACATGGATAATGTTCGCTGCTCCGGTACAGAGACATCTCTTAGTCAGTGTGCGTTTATCAGCGAGGATGCACAAGACTGTCGTCACAGTGAGGACGCTGGTGTCATCTGTGACTACAGCCTGGAGCCTGTAGGAGACATCGCCATGGCATTAAACACCTGTGGCCTGAGACTGAACAACCAGCGACGCAGACGCAGAATTGTAGGAGGAGACAAAACTCTGag AGGTGAGTGGCCATGGCAGGTGTCAGTGTGGCTCAGGTCACAGTCTAAAGGAAGTCATCCTCTGTGTGGGGCGTCACTCATCTCCCCCTGCTGGGTGCTGACTGCTGCACACTGCTTCAAGAG GTTTGGTAGAGACCCAAGCCGCTACGTGCTGCGTCTTGGAGACTACCACACTGAGGAGCAGGATGACTTTGAACGCACCCTGTCCCCTGAACGCATCGTCATTCACAGGAAGTACCACAGTCAGGGTTGGGAGTACGACATCGCCCTGCTGAGGCTCAAAGGCACTGAGGGAAACTGTGTGGCGTTCAACCCACACACAGGTGCAGTGTGTCTGCCTGAGGCCGGAAACAGGTGGGAGAAAAGACCTGCTGCCTGCGTCATCACTGGGTGGGGCATCACAG ACTCGGAGTACTCCAGGACTCTGCTGCAGGCCTGGGTTCCTCTGCTTCCAGCCTGGAGGTGTAAGAAGAGATACGGCGATCGTTTCACTGGACGCATGATGTGTGCAGGGAGCCTGTCGGAGCGTCACCGTGTGGACAGTTGTCAGGGCGACAGTGGGGGTCCTCTGGTTTGCCAGGGGGAGGGGGGCCGATGGGTGCTGACTGGAGTGATCTCTTGGGGTCATGGCTGTGGAAACCCATCTTTTCCTGGAGTATACACACGTGTCAGCAGGTTCCTGCGATGGATCGACAAGGTGGTCAACAAACCCTACAAGGCCTGA